A single genomic interval of Aureliella helgolandensis harbors:
- a CDS encoding PVC-type heme-binding CxxCH protein yields the protein MENSLRHPFLGLILLTCALSARYSPVVAEDFVGRDFSRQELTDIYYSEGVAVGDINGDESLDIVYGPYWFAGPAFTDKHEIYSPQPQPTDKYADNFFSWIYDFNQDGAADVFVVGFPGTPAYVYENPGHEANSAANSQPWKKHQVIDWVSNESPQFANLVGDERPELICTRDGFFGFATIDWEHPLDAWSFHPISEQIAASRFGHGLGIGDVNGDGRIDLLHSKGWYEQPASDPTSGRWQTHEVNFSSSYGGAEMYAYDVDGDGDSDVITSEAAHDFGLSWYEQIGEGVQIEFKRHTIVGQHPSENKYGVVFSELHSVALADMDGDGLQDIVTGKTYWSHHKQSPMWDAGAVVYWFKLVQGEDGVDWIPYLVDADAGIGRQLTIADINSDGVLDVATGGMLGANVMLQKPVVLTREEWAKRQPKVYDGPKLATVEGARAKRGPRSPIAADGKVFQAIEGEEVKATVTGGTTRAQPMGSFSGDRWSGNSQLWWTGAKPGDKLTLELDAFQEVAAVELALTCAKDYGIVEIQLNGQPLDAPLDCYDAQVVTTGLLSLDTPELKKGKHTLSFEIVGANPKAVKGYMLGIDFIRFRAPGEIFPDADGGVPARNREGRVLNLDFESGDLSDWTATGDAFADQPIQGDTVSKRRNDMSSRHHGEFWIGGFEKHGDEPTGTLTSAPFSVPARYATFLLGGGSSEATRVELWGVGEEKPFYIARGKNSENLERVVVDLRRVQNGEMFLRIVDESRGGWGHVNFDHFRFHARRPAAVTPPAVQLTNDEYPYGDLSAEEAASVMKVPEGFSVTVCAAEPDVKQPIAMALDDRGRVWIAEAYEYPQRADGDTGRDRILVFEDTTGDGRLDSRKVFAEGLNLVSGLEVGFGGVWVGAAPYLLFIPDANGDDVADSEPQVLLDGWGYEDTHETLNTFCWGPDGWLYGCHGVFTHSKVGKPGTAAEDRTPINAGIWRYHPQRHEFEVFAHGTSNPWGVDFNEHGEAFITACVIPHLYHMIPGARYQRQAGQHFNPHTYDDIKTIADHLHYLGATPHSGNGKSDEAGGGHAHAGAMIYQGGAWPSEYTGALFMNNIHGQRLNVDLLAPEGSGYVGHHAPDFLLTGDQASQILNMRYGPDGQVYFIDWYDMQACHRKEVEVHDRSNGRIYKINYGTQPAVQVDLTKLSDLELAEHCLNPNDWFVRHSRRLLQERAAVRKISREAIERLVDIALHHEADERRLRALWARHAIGTSDDAMFAQLLQDTSPHVRGWALRLMLEERRDQLPAAMFSQLAELARADESPVVRRAITSALYRLPVEQRWEIVEGLVAHAVDAKDHNLPLMYWYAMEPLADVDPDRALALGMAAGEQIPKLREFMLRRVAGSGGTQAVDRMVAALSKADEPSIQQTFLTAIRASLAGQRQSSMPAAWPAAYTRLSQGGDPRVARQAAAIGVLFGDANASRELSHIVQSQEAAVESRLQALEALLAAGEASLRDTMLTLVDSPAVPAPLLEAAIRGLSQYDAPNIAASLLKAYPRMTEVQRRAAIATLCSRASSAQALLREIGEKRIPATDLSADLARQLEYLNDATVAELLPQVWGQVRKSSVEKLEQIQIYKELVADSGLPPADLPLGRAMFAKTCQRCHMLYGVGEKLGPDLTGSNRSNLDYLLENIVDPSAVMAKEYRQSIFLTDSGQVITGIVRSETENAVTVQTADAMVVLPKVEIEERRESDQSMMPENQLLPFSDHEIRSLLEYLRSKQQTPIRATSENVSTFFNGTDLSGWNGNPELWSVVDGELVGKSSGLKTNEFLVSDLAADDFRLTLEIQLVENLGNSGIQFRSRSHESGSVEGYQADVGQGWWGKLYEEHGRGLLWDQSGEAHLKPGQWNRYEVEAVGSHIRTRLNGNLCVDLDDPKGARAGVFAIQLHSGGPTEVRIRNVVLELVDAEGE from the coding sequence TCGCCGCAGTTTGCCAACCTTGTCGGTGATGAGCGCCCCGAATTGATCTGCACCCGCGATGGATTTTTCGGATTCGCCACGATCGATTGGGAGCATCCTCTAGACGCTTGGTCTTTTCATCCTATTTCTGAACAGATTGCTGCGTCGCGGTTCGGGCATGGCCTGGGGATCGGAGACGTCAATGGTGATGGACGCATTGACCTTTTGCACTCCAAGGGATGGTACGAACAACCCGCTAGCGATCCGACTTCTGGCCGTTGGCAAACGCACGAGGTGAATTTCTCGTCCTCCTACGGAGGTGCTGAAATGTATGCCTACGATGTGGATGGAGACGGAGACAGCGATGTCATCACCAGTGAAGCGGCTCACGATTTTGGACTGTCCTGGTACGAGCAGATCGGTGAGGGGGTACAAATCGAGTTCAAGCGGCACACGATCGTAGGACAACACCCATCGGAAAATAAATATGGAGTTGTCTTCAGCGAGCTGCATAGCGTGGCGTTGGCGGATATGGATGGGGATGGTCTGCAGGACATTGTGACTGGCAAGACCTACTGGTCTCACCACAAGCAGAGCCCCATGTGGGATGCGGGCGCTGTGGTGTATTGGTTCAAACTCGTGCAAGGCGAAGATGGGGTGGATTGGATCCCGTATTTGGTCGACGCCGATGCGGGAATAGGTCGACAGTTGACCATTGCCGACATCAATTCCGACGGAGTCCTCGACGTGGCCACCGGTGGAATGCTGGGCGCCAACGTGATGCTCCAAAAACCGGTGGTGTTGACTCGTGAAGAGTGGGCCAAGCGGCAGCCAAAAGTCTACGACGGACCTAAATTGGCAACCGTCGAGGGGGCCAGAGCCAAGCGTGGCCCGCGCTCTCCCATTGCTGCCGACGGAAAAGTGTTCCAGGCCATTGAAGGCGAAGAGGTAAAAGCGACCGTGACGGGCGGAACCACCCGCGCGCAACCCATGGGCTCTTTCTCCGGTGATCGTTGGAGCGGTAACAGTCAACTGTGGTGGACGGGCGCTAAGCCAGGAGACAAGTTGACCCTTGAGCTCGATGCGTTCCAGGAAGTGGCAGCAGTCGAATTGGCGCTTACCTGTGCCAAAGATTATGGAATTGTAGAAATACAACTGAATGGACAACCCCTGGACGCGCCCCTGGATTGCTACGACGCGCAAGTGGTAACCACCGGTCTCCTCTCGCTAGACACTCCCGAGCTGAAGAAGGGCAAGCACACGCTCTCCTTCGAAATCGTGGGTGCAAATCCCAAGGCCGTGAAAGGCTACATGCTAGGGATCGACTTCATTCGATTCCGCGCTCCAGGAGAGATCTTCCCAGATGCCGATGGTGGAGTTCCTGCTCGCAACCGCGAGGGCCGAGTCCTAAATCTTGACTTTGAGTCGGGGGACCTTTCCGATTGGACCGCTACGGGAGATGCCTTCGCCGATCAACCCATTCAGGGAGATACGGTTTCCAAACGCCGCAATGACATGAGTAGCCGACATCACGGTGAGTTTTGGATCGGTGGTTTCGAAAAACATGGCGATGAACCGACTGGAACATTGACCTCCGCACCGTTCTCCGTGCCAGCTCGCTACGCCACGTTCCTGCTCGGGGGCGGAAGCTCGGAAGCGACTCGAGTTGAGCTATGGGGTGTGGGAGAGGAAAAGCCATTTTACATAGCTCGCGGAAAGAACAGCGAGAATCTGGAACGAGTGGTGGTGGACTTGCGGCGGGTTCAAAATGGAGAAATGTTCCTTCGAATTGTCGACGAGAGCCGTGGTGGCTGGGGGCATGTAAATTTTGATCATTTCCGCTTTCACGCGCGACGCCCGGCGGCTGTGACCCCTCCAGCTGTCCAGTTAACCAATGATGAGTACCCGTACGGTGATCTGTCCGCCGAAGAGGCGGCGAGCGTTATGAAGGTTCCCGAAGGGTTTAGTGTCACGGTCTGTGCGGCCGAACCCGATGTCAAACAACCGATCGCAATGGCCCTCGACGATCGTGGGCGAGTTTGGATCGCCGAAGCCTATGAGTATCCGCAGCGGGCGGACGGAGATACCGGTCGCGATCGCATCTTGGTGTTCGAAGATACGACAGGCGACGGACGCTTGGATTCGCGAAAGGTCTTCGCGGAAGGGCTGAACTTAGTGAGTGGCCTGGAGGTTGGTTTTGGTGGAGTGTGGGTGGGAGCAGCACCCTATCTACTCTTTATTCCGGATGCCAATGGAGATGATGTCGCTGACTCCGAACCACAAGTTTTGCTCGACGGTTGGGGCTATGAAGATACGCACGAAACCTTAAACACCTTCTGCTGGGGACCGGATGGATGGTTGTATGGTTGCCATGGAGTCTTTACACATTCCAAAGTTGGCAAGCCAGGAACCGCTGCCGAAGATCGCACACCGATCAACGCAGGGATCTGGCGTTACCATCCCCAGCGTCACGAGTTCGAAGTGTTTGCTCATGGAACTAGCAATCCATGGGGGGTGGATTTCAATGAGCACGGAGAAGCCTTTATCACGGCGTGTGTCATCCCCCACCTGTATCACATGATTCCCGGTGCAAGGTATCAGCGTCAAGCCGGTCAGCACTTCAACCCGCATACCTACGACGATATCAAAACGATCGCTGATCACTTGCATTATTTGGGCGCCACGCCGCATAGCGGCAATGGCAAATCGGATGAGGCTGGGGGCGGACATGCGCATGCGGGTGCCATGATCTACCAAGGGGGAGCATGGCCGTCGGAGTACACGGGCGCGCTTTTCATGAACAACATCCACGGTCAGCGTCTGAACGTCGATTTACTCGCCCCCGAGGGATCTGGGTACGTCGGACACCACGCTCCCGATTTCTTGTTGACTGGCGATCAAGCCTCGCAGATCCTCAACATGCGGTACGGTCCCGATGGGCAGGTGTACTTTATCGATTGGTATGACATGCAGGCCTGCCATCGCAAAGAGGTGGAGGTGCATGATCGCAGCAATGGACGAATCTATAAAATCAATTATGGAACACAGCCTGCTGTCCAAGTTGATTTGACGAAGCTCAGTGACCTAGAGTTGGCGGAACACTGCTTGAATCCCAATGATTGGTTTGTTCGCCACTCGCGACGCTTGCTGCAAGAGCGGGCGGCTGTACGCAAGATTTCCAGGGAGGCAATTGAGCGTCTAGTCGATATTGCGTTGCATCACGAAGCTGATGAACGTCGTTTGCGAGCTCTTTGGGCGCGGCATGCGATTGGTACTTCGGACGACGCCATGTTCGCTCAGTTGCTGCAAGACACCAGCCCGCATGTACGCGGTTGGGCGCTGCGCCTAATGCTCGAAGAACGCCGGGATCAGCTGCCTGCCGCGATGTTCTCGCAACTGGCGGAATTGGCTCGCGCCGATGAATCTCCCGTGGTGCGTCGAGCAATCACCTCGGCCCTTTATCGCTTGCCAGTGGAGCAGCGTTGGGAGATTGTGGAAGGGTTGGTTGCCCATGCTGTCGATGCCAAAGATCATAACTTGCCACTGATGTACTGGTACGCTATGGAACCGCTAGCGGACGTGGACCCCGACCGCGCTTTGGCGCTGGGCATGGCGGCCGGTGAGCAAATTCCAAAACTGCGGGAATTCATGTTGCGGCGCGTGGCAGGCTCAGGTGGTACGCAGGCTGTCGATCGGATGGTTGCCGCCCTGAGCAAGGCCGATGAGCCATCGATTCAACAAACGTTCCTGACGGCCATCCGCGCATCGCTAGCTGGGCAACGGCAATCGTCGATGCCAGCAGCTTGGCCCGCTGCCTACACACGGCTATCGCAGGGTGGCGATCCGCGAGTGGCTCGGCAAGCTGCGGCCATCGGAGTGCTCTTTGGCGACGCCAACGCATCGCGCGAGTTGTCGCACATTGTTCAATCGCAGGAGGCCGCCGTCGAAAGCCGACTTCAAGCCTTGGAGGCTCTGCTGGCCGCGGGTGAGGCTTCACTTCGTGATACGATGCTGACATTGGTCGATTCCCCGGCGGTACCCGCTCCCTTGTTGGAAGCGGCCATTCGAGGATTGTCGCAATACGATGCACCGAATATCGCAGCTAGCCTGTTGAAGGCCTATCCGCGGATGACAGAGGTGCAGCGACGCGCGGCCATTGCAACCCTCTGTAGTCGCGCCTCAAGTGCCCAAGCACTGCTTAGGGAGATCGGTGAGAAACGGATTCCCGCTACCGACCTGTCAGCCGACTTGGCACGCCAGTTGGAATATTTGAATGATGCAACGGTTGCTGAATTGCTGCCGCAGGTATGGGGCCAAGTTCGAAAGAGTTCGGTAGAGAAGTTGGAGCAGATTCAGATTTACAAAGAGTTAGTGGCAGACTCCGGCCTGCCGCCCGCCGATTTGCCGCTGGGCCGAGCGATGTTTGCCAAAACCTGCCAACGCTGCCATATGTTGTATGGTGTCGGGGAAAAGCTGGGGCCAGATCTGACCGGTTCCAATCGCTCCAATCTCGACTACCTGCTTGAGAATATCGTCGATCCCAGCGCCGTGATGGCCAAGGAATATCGACAATCCATTTTCTTAACCGACAGCGGTCAAGTCATTACGGGAATCGTCCGTAGTGAAACGGAGAATGCAGTTACCGTGCAGACCGCCGATGCGATGGTGGTGCTACCCAAGGTGGAAATCGAAGAACGCCGCGAAAGCGATCAATCGATGATGCCCGAGAACCAACTGCTTCCCTTCTCGGATCACGAGATCCGCTCACTGCTGGAGTATTTGAGGAGCAAGCAACAAACTCCGATCCGCGCCACCAGCGAGAATGTTTCCACTTTTTTCAACGGCACTGATCTGAGTGGTTGGAACGGCAATCCCGAGTTATGGAGCGTGGTCGACGGGGAGTTGGTGGGTAAGAGTAGTGGCCTGAAGACTAATGAGTTCTTGGTGAGCGATCTAGCTGCGGACGACTTCCGGCTCACCCTGGAAATCCAACTGGTGGAAAATCTAGGCAACAGCGGTATCCAGTTCCGCAGTCGCTCGCATGAGAGCGGATCGGTCGAGGGGTATCAGGCGGATGTCGGCCAGGGATGGTGGGGCAAGTTGTATGAAGAGCATGGACGGGGTTTGCTGTGGGATCAGAGCGGTGAAGCACATTTGAAGCCTGGTCAGTGGAATCGCTATGAAGTGGAGGCCGTCGGTTCGCACATTCGCACGCGCCTCAATGGCAACCTGTGCGTCGATCTGGACGATCCTAAGGGCGCTCGAGCGGGAGTGTTCGCGATCCAACTGCATTCAGGCGGCCCGACCGAGGTGCGGATTCGGAACGTCGTGCTGGAGCTAGTCGACGCAGAGGGGGAGTAG